Proteins encoded by one window of Listeria cossartiae subsp. cossartiae:
- a CDS encoding PTS sugar transporter subunit IIC, translating to MNSERTLSSRFIEGLSIFAQKISSQKHIMAIRDGFAAMIPITIIAAFFLLVNNVLLQPQNGLLKFIPNVENYLGVGVQVYNATLGIMAILAAFLIGNFLAKSYGMEGRTEGMVAVAAYVVLIPASSHLMSVDGKAFEAGGVLTQEMTSSTGMFLAIIASLVSITMLAKFSKSKKLKISMPESVPPAIAKSFNILIPSFLVLSILAIIEVLVVSFVSMSIPEIIVKVLQIPLVGGFQTLPGILLYVFLAGFLWVFGIHGAFVLGAISGPVLLTSLQQNIDAVNAGTALPNIVTQPFLDAFVYMGGGGTIICLVIAIFIASKRPDHRMVTKFGLIPSIFNVSEPLMFGLPVVFNPIYGIPLVIAPLASTAMAYFATSWGWISQTYILIPWVTPPVLSGYLATGGDIRASILQIAIIVVGTLIYLPFVLVANRAYVLEQKAAGDVEAETVTNGEV from the coding sequence ATGAATTCAGAGAGAACTTTATCTAGTCGATTTATTGAAGGATTATCAATTTTTGCCCAAAAAATTTCATCGCAAAAGCATATCATGGCAATTCGTGATGGCTTTGCAGCAATGATTCCGATTACGATCATTGCAGCATTTTTCTTACTTGTAAATAATGTTTTGCTTCAACCACAAAACGGTCTGCTTAAATTCATTCCAAATGTGGAAAATTATTTAGGTGTTGGTGTGCAAGTTTACAACGCGACACTTGGTATCATGGCGATTTTAGCAGCGTTTTTAATTGGGAACTTTTTAGCTAAATCATACGGAATGGAAGGGCGCACGGAAGGGATGGTTGCAGTTGCAGCTTATGTTGTTTTAATCCCAGCATCTTCTCATTTAATGTCGGTTGACGGCAAGGCTTTTGAGGCTGGCGGTGTCTTAACTCAAGAAATGACAAGCTCAACAGGGATGTTCCTTGCGATTATTGCATCTTTAGTTAGTATCACAATGCTTGCGAAATTCTCAAAAAGTAAAAAATTAAAGATTTCCATGCCAGAAAGTGTACCTCCAGCAATTGCGAAATCATTTAACATTTTAATTCCATCTTTCTTAGTTTTAAGTATTTTAGCCATTATTGAAGTGCTTGTAGTTAGTTTCGTATCAATGAGTATCCCAGAAATTATCGTAAAAGTATTGCAAATTCCTTTAGTTGGTGGTTTCCAAACGCTACCAGGGATTCTACTTTATGTGTTCTTAGCGGGATTCTTATGGGTATTTGGTATTCACGGCGCGTTCGTACTAGGCGCAATTTCCGGACCAGTACTTTTAACTTCCTTGCAACAAAATATTGATGCAGTGAATGCCGGAACAGCTTTACCAAACATTGTTACACAACCGTTTTTAGATGCTTTCGTATACATGGGCGGTGGCGGAACAATTATCTGTTTAGTTATCGCGATTTTCATAGCTTCTAAACGACCGGATCATCGTATGGTTACAAAATTCGGCTTAATTCCTAGTATTTTCAACGTCAGCGAGCCACTTATGTTTGGTTTGCCAGTTGTATTCAACCCAATTTACGGTATTCCGTTAGTTATTGCGCCACTTGCTTCCACTGCAATGGCATACTTTGCAACTTCATGGGGCTGGATTAGCCAAACGTACATCTTGATTCCTTGGGTAACACCACCAGTACTTTCAGGTTATCTTGCAACAGGTGGAGACATTCGTGCTTCCATCTTGCAAATCGCTATTATCGTCGTTGGAACGCTGATTTACCTTCCATTTGTACTTGTAGCTAACCGCGCATATGTTTTAGAACAAAAAGCTGCTGGGGACGTTGAAGCAGAAACAGTAACGAATGGAGAAGTTTAA
- a CDS encoding glycoside hydrolase family 9 protein, whose product MKPSMKRQIAQTGIIHRPLPIETEHALETLAKRKQVLSSRTLFSVEQQVSLDFTHQGAGDFTISEQGEIKLASPVVMPHWPAGAPDDGDYTNFGNVTISAPLGNEDWSDFNRVRIQVLPDFPGVTNPYLMISFKNDGTVKVPDIYGREGVHGVNLINHEWNDVIFEIEGLPRDSMTEISFSYYLNGPERLTAGTMELFINEIKLEQISEPEISKGWVPQDNTLIYSHNGYSKDMPKVAFCSNKIAATSFTIHEKETEKVVFTGKSYQNTTETGNFIILDFSDLQTVGEYYLKFADMQSEIFQIGTSEVIWESSIWKSLNFIFCERCGSPVFGKHTTCHADIIAEHDGKQLSFNGGWHDAGDVSQQLIQTAEVTMALYEMAASLSEKDETLRMRLLEEGEWGLDFILKTRFGDGFRATSAGMTRWTDGLVGGMDDAIARVHNQAYENFYCAGIEAYIGSQITDNATMQNHLLRIAEEDLLFAIAELEKHGTGQKPIFWEHTYQTSESLYYATASWAASMVYQLTNKEIYAEKALEWLDLMLEAQEKTGIKDSETGDLYKGFFYRDKTHNVIQHFNHQAREHLYLMALEAVLETQPAHARKQTWLQAVEMYGDYLKKVTRFTKPYPLIPAGLYKKDEYLDEASFHLQHLLIDERAIEEYQLQFEQGIKINDEVALRKFPIWFSFRGNNAILLSAGKAASIAGKILQDKALLDIAEGQLQWVIGMNPFGQSMMHGEGYRYAQQYSVLNGEITGEIPVGMETFRNEDEPYWPEFNNATYKEVWVGNAGKWMSIVADLNKITGKS is encoded by the coding sequence ATGAAGCCAAGTATGAAACGACAAATTGCGCAAACTGGTATTATTCATCGGCCACTTCCTATTGAAACAGAACATGCGCTAGAAACATTAGCGAAAAGGAAACAAGTCTTATCAAGTAGAACACTATTTAGCGTGGAACAACAAGTTTCCTTGGATTTTACACATCAAGGGGCAGGAGATTTTACTATTTCAGAACAAGGGGAGATTAAGCTTGCTTCACCAGTCGTTATGCCACACTGGCCCGCTGGTGCACCGGATGACGGTGACTACACCAATTTTGGTAACGTTACCATATCTGCGCCACTCGGAAATGAGGACTGGAGCGACTTTAACCGCGTGCGAATTCAAGTTTTGCCTGATTTTCCTGGAGTAACGAATCCGTATCTAATGATTAGTTTTAAAAATGATGGAACCGTGAAAGTGCCTGATATATATGGTCGCGAGGGCGTTCATGGCGTGAATTTAATCAATCATGAATGGAATGATGTCATTTTTGAAATTGAAGGTTTGCCGCGCGATAGCATGACGGAAATTAGTTTTAGTTATTACTTGAATGGCCCAGAGCGTCTGACTGCTGGAACGATGGAATTATTTATTAATGAAATTAAATTAGAGCAAATCAGTGAGCCGGAAATCTCGAAAGGCTGGGTGCCGCAAGATAATACGCTGATTTATTCCCATAATGGTTATTCCAAAGATATGCCAAAAGTGGCGTTTTGCTCAAATAAAATTGCAGCGACTTCCTTTACGATTCACGAAAAAGAAACAGAAAAAGTTGTTTTCACTGGAAAAAGTTACCAAAATACGACGGAAACTGGCAATTTCATTATTCTTGATTTTTCTGATTTACAAACAGTTGGCGAATATTACTTGAAATTTGCTGATATGCAGTCGGAAATATTCCAAATTGGGACTTCCGAAGTGATTTGGGAATCTTCTATCTGGAAATCACTCAATTTTATTTTCTGCGAACGTTGTGGCTCTCCGGTTTTTGGAAAACATACGACTTGTCATGCGGATATTATCGCTGAACATGATGGGAAACAGCTGTCATTTAATGGTGGTTGGCATGACGCGGGGGATGTTTCGCAGCAGCTCATTCAAACCGCGGAAGTAACGATGGCTTTATACGAAATGGCGGCAAGTTTATCTGAAAAAGATGAAACGTTACGGATGCGTCTTTTAGAAGAAGGCGAGTGGGGACTGGATTTTATTTTGAAAACTCGCTTTGGGGATGGTTTTAGGGCGACTAGTGCTGGTATGACGAGATGGACAGATGGTCTTGTTGGTGGCATGGATGACGCGATTGCGCGCGTTCATAATCAAGCGTATGAGAATTTTTATTGCGCAGGGATTGAAGCCTATATTGGCAGCCAAATTACTGATAACGCAACTATGCAGAATCATTTACTAAGAATTGCAGAAGAGGATTTACTTTTTGCAATAGCAGAATTAGAAAAACACGGAACAGGTCAAAAACCGATTTTCTGGGAGCATACGTATCAAACTTCAGAAAGCTTATATTATGCGACTGCTTCTTGGGCGGCTTCGATGGTTTACCAACTGACAAATAAAGAAATTTATGCTGAAAAAGCGCTCGAATGGTTAGATTTGATGCTAGAGGCTCAGGAAAAAACGGGGATTAAAGACAGCGAGACGGGTGATCTTTACAAAGGTTTTTTCTACCGCGATAAGACGCACAATGTTATTCAACATTTTAATCATCAAGCGCGCGAACATCTTTATTTAATGGCACTTGAGGCAGTCCTTGAAACGCAACCAGCTCACGCCAGAAAACAAACTTGGCTGCAAGCGGTTGAAATGTATGGCGACTATTTGAAAAAAGTAACGCGATTCACTAAACCGTATCCGCTCATTCCAGCCGGGCTTTACAAAAAAGACGAGTATTTAGACGAAGCGAGTTTCCACTTGCAGCATTTACTCATTGATGAACGAGCAATAGAAGAATACCAATTGCAATTTGAGCAAGGCATCAAAATAAACGATGAAGTAGCGTTGCGGAAATTCCCAATTTGGTTCTCGTTTAGAGGAAATAATGCCATTTTACTTTCAGCTGGAAAAGCGGCATCGATTGCTGGGAAAATTTTGCAAGATAAGGCGCTTCTGGATATTGCGGAAGGTCAATTGCAGTGGGTGATTGGAATGAACCCATTTGGACAATCAATGATGCACGGCGAAGGATACCGTTACGCGCAGCAATACAGCGTGCTGAACGGCGAAATCACAGGGGAAATACCAGTCGGAATGGAAACTTTTAGAAATGAAGATGAACCATACTGGCCGGAGTTTAATAATGCAACATATAAGGAAGTTTGGGTCGGGAATGCCGGCAAATGGATGTCGATTGTAGCAGATTTAAACAAAATAACAGGAAAGTCATAG
- a CDS encoding ROK family protein has protein sequence MNIRESVIGIDLGGTKILIGEVTRDGEVLNSKSYSSNTENQTKAVEVLLNALDDYTQNIGFVAEKQIGIGVGLVGRVDYKSGIWLEIEPGKTNPTPLAEILEVKTGLPVSLGNDVVCATMAEKQFGWGRETNDFIYLNVGTGLAAGFVVDGRITQGGHFNAGEIGHAVIDIHSDVACGCGRRGCVERLASGLGIKEEALRHMNNYPASVLAENPAELTGKMVLHAAEQKDELAEKIVDNATLQLANLIMNLVRTTDPECVILGGGVTRNEHFFQKIMDNLQSNTIRFVTKGVVRSKLEKDKVGLIGAAVIGMKLGDEGGKE, from the coding sequence TTGAACATTCGAGAATCTGTCATCGGCATTGATCTAGGTGGCACTAAAATTTTAATAGGTGAAGTAACGAGAGACGGGGAGGTGCTAAATTCCAAAAGCTACTCAAGCAACACAGAGAACCAAACTAAAGCAGTAGAAGTTTTGCTGAATGCGTTAGATGATTATACGCAAAATATCGGTTTCGTCGCCGAAAAACAAATCGGCATTGGCGTTGGTCTTGTTGGGCGAGTAGATTATAAGTCAGGCATCTGGTTAGAAATTGAACCGGGAAAAACAAATCCAACCCCACTTGCGGAAATTTTAGAAGTGAAAACGGGATTACCTGTCAGCCTTGGCAATGATGTCGTTTGCGCAACAATGGCTGAAAAACAATTTGGCTGGGGACGAGAAACGAACGATTTTATTTATTTAAATGTTGGTACTGGTCTTGCTGCTGGCTTTGTAGTGGACGGGCGCATTACGCAAGGCGGGCACTTTAACGCTGGTGAAATTGGCCACGCGGTGATTGACATTCATAGCGATGTGGCTTGTGGCTGCGGTAGACGTGGTTGCGTGGAACGACTTGCTTCTGGTCTTGGGATAAAAGAAGAAGCGCTTAGACATATGAATAATTACCCGGCGTCCGTACTTGCCGAAAACCCAGCAGAACTAACTGGGAAAATGGTTCTTCATGCAGCAGAACAAAAAGATGAACTGGCGGAGAAAATTGTTGATAATGCGACGCTTCAATTAGCCAATCTGATTATGAATCTGGTTCGTACAACAGATCCAGAATGTGTGATCCTTGGTGGTGGCGTGACAAGAAATGAGCATTTTTTCCAAAAGATTATGGACAATCTTCAAAGTAATACAATTCGTTTCGTTACAAAAGGCGTTGTTCGCTCTAAGCTCGAGAAAGATAAAGTTGGCTTAATTGGCGCGGCGGTTATTGGGATGAAACTAGGAGATGAAGGAGGAAAAGAATGA